A region of Myxococcus stipitatus DSM 14675 DNA encodes the following proteins:
- a CDS encoding AAA family ATPase: MVESTDLAQVLQEANDIARSVAQRLTSAHVLLALFTVENRAQLLLKDRGVDEDALLQLLTAAPAEQDGPVRELREKAREIATSCGSQEADCLHLLIAVTRVRCVAQELLVHAGLDLATLRTTAVSYFVSGRMPRKLQPSRSHALGSRPSAPSRPLGAPPSPLPFSAVAVSLPRSVPGAPPTPPPLPSPPPRATTPALSPRDLIDVDEPDHATPPPAPAPRAAPPPVAQAAPPPAPQAAPPPVARAAPAPAPVSRPAPAPSSTVARGASSLALDPKVFPLLTSLGRNLSQAAREGRLDPVVGRSREIEEVIDVLGKRRTNNPCLLGEAGVGKTAVVEGVAQRLLGLRGGLSEKVLVELDMASLVAGTQLRGSFSEKLNALKEEVRRADGRVMVFIDEIHTLVGAGSTGDGPQDAANELKTAMARGEFPCIGATTHDEYRKFISADPALERRFTAVVVHEPSVAETVEILRGIIGRYEEHHGLRYRPEALEAAASLASRYVTDRFMPDKAISVVDLAGSRCHREGRDVVEPSDVARVVAKLAGVPEERLLMNDSARLLRLEQDLGERVIGHEEAIARIARVIRRNYAGFASRRPMGSFLFLGPTGVGKTEMARGLAEVLFGNRDALVRLDMSELSEAHGVSRLIGSPAGYVGFGEGGQLTEPVRRRPSSVVVLDEIEKAHREVQMLLLQVLEEGRLTDGKGRHIDFSNTVIVMTTNLGAEAFSRTGRPMGFGSEGSATINALELAASAARKALPPELWNRIDERLPFRPLEEEEVARIATLLLEESSKRLSTERGIEYIAGEDVVGHLLKSGGFDPQLGARPMRQMVQRLVEGPLAERILSGEFGAGDRVRVALKAGQLAFQRER; encoded by the coding sequence ATGGTCGAAAGCACGGATCTCGCCCAGGTCCTCCAAGAAGCCAACGACATTGCCCGGAGCGTGGCCCAGCGGCTCACCTCGGCGCATGTGCTGCTGGCGCTCTTCACGGTGGAGAACCGCGCGCAGTTGCTGCTCAAGGATCGGGGCGTGGACGAGGATGCCCTCCTCCAGCTGCTCACCGCGGCGCCCGCCGAGCAGGACGGCCCGGTCCGCGAGCTGCGGGAGAAGGCGCGCGAAATCGCCACGAGCTGCGGCTCCCAGGAGGCCGACTGCCTGCACCTGCTCATCGCGGTGACGCGGGTGCGGTGCGTCGCCCAGGAGCTGCTGGTGCACGCGGGGCTGGACCTCGCGACGCTGCGCACCACGGCGGTGTCCTACTTCGTGAGCGGGCGGATGCCCCGCAAGCTCCAGCCCAGCCGGTCGCACGCCCTGGGCTCGCGTCCTTCCGCCCCCAGCCGGCCGCTGGGCGCTCCTCCGTCCCCTCTCCCCTTCTCCGCCGTGGCCGTGAGCCTGCCGCGCTCGGTGCCGGGCGCGCCGCCCACGCCGCCGCCGCTCCCCTCGCCGCCGCCTCGCGCCACGACGCCCGCCCTGTCGCCGCGGGACCTCATCGACGTGGACGAGCCGGACCACGCCACGCCCCCGCCGGCCCCCGCGCCGCGAGCAGCTCCGCCCCCCGTGGCCCAGGCCGCGCCGCCGCCCGCTCCCCAGGCCGCCCCGCCGCCCGTGGCTCGCGCGGCACCGGCTCCGGCGCCTGTCTCGCGCCCGGCCCCCGCGCCCTCCAGCACCGTGGCGCGCGGCGCCTCCTCGCTGGCGCTGGACCCCAAGGTGTTCCCGCTGCTGACGTCCCTGGGACGCAACCTGAGCCAGGCGGCGCGTGAAGGCCGGCTCGACCCGGTGGTGGGGCGCTCGCGCGAAATCGAGGAGGTCATCGACGTCCTCGGCAAGCGCCGCACCAACAACCCCTGCCTGTTGGGTGAGGCGGGCGTGGGGAAGACGGCCGTGGTGGAGGGCGTGGCCCAGCGGCTCCTCGGACTCCGCGGAGGTCTGTCGGAGAAGGTGCTGGTGGAGCTGGACATGGCCTCGCTGGTCGCGGGCACGCAGCTGCGCGGCTCGTTCTCCGAGAAGCTCAACGCGCTCAAGGAAGAAGTCCGCCGCGCCGACGGGCGCGTCATGGTCTTCATCGACGAGATCCACACCCTGGTGGGCGCGGGCTCCACGGGTGACGGCCCGCAGGACGCGGCCAACGAGCTGAAGACGGCGATGGCGCGGGGCGAGTTCCCCTGCATCGGCGCGACGACGCATGACGAGTACCGCAAGTTCATCAGCGCCGACCCCGCGCTGGAGCGGCGCTTCACGGCGGTGGTGGTGCACGAGCCGTCGGTGGCGGAGACGGTGGAGATCCTCCGCGGCATCATCGGCCGGTACGAGGAGCACCATGGCCTGCGCTACCGCCCGGAGGCGCTTGAGGCCGCGGCCTCGCTGGCCAGCCGCTACGTGACGGACCGGTTCATGCCGGACAAGGCCATCTCCGTGGTGGACCTGGCGGGCAGCCGCTGCCATCGCGAGGGCCGCGACGTGGTGGAGCCCTCGGACGTGGCGCGCGTGGTGGCGAAGCTCGCGGGGGTTCCCGAGGAGCGGCTGCTGATGAACGACTCGGCGCGCCTCTTGCGGCTGGAGCAGGACCTGGGCGAGCGGGTCATCGGACACGAAGAGGCGATTGCCCGCATCGCCCGGGTCATCCGCCGCAACTACGCGGGCTTCGCGTCGCGGCGCCCCATGGGCAGCTTCCTCTTCCTGGGCCCCACGGGCGTGGGCAAGACGGAGATGGCACGCGGACTCGCGGAGGTGCTGTTCGGCAACCGCGACGCGCTGGTGCGGCTGGACATGAGCGAGCTGTCGGAGGCGCATGGCGTCTCCCGGCTCATCGGCTCTCCCGCCGGCTATGTGGGCTTCGGCGAGGGAGGCCAGCTCACCGAGCCCGTCCGCCGCCGCCCGTCGTCAGTGGTGGTGCTGGATGAAATCGAGAAGGCGCACCGCGAGGTGCAGATGCTGCTGCTCCAGGTGCTCGAAGAGGGGCGGCTGACGGACGGCAAGGGTCGGCACATCGACTTCTCCAACACCGTCATCGTGATGACGACCAACCTGGGCGCGGAGGCGTTCTCTCGCACCGGTCGGCCCATGGGCTTCGGCTCGGAGGGCTCCGCCACCATCAACGCGCTGGAGCTGGCCGCGTCCGCCGCGCGCAAGGCCCTGCCGCCGGAGCTGTGGAATCGCATCGACGAGCGGCTCCCCTTCCGTCCCCTGGAGGAGGAGGAGGTCGCGCGCATCGCGACGCTGCTGCTGGAGGAAAGCAGCAAGCGGCTCTCCACGGAGCGCGGCATCGAATACATCGCGGGCGAGGACGTGGTGGGCCACCTGCTGAAGTCGGGCGGCTTCGACCCGCAGCTCGGCGCGCGCCCCATGCGCCAGATGGTGCAGCGATTGGTGGAAGGACCGCTCGCGGAGCGAATCCTCTCGGGTGAGTTTGGCGCGGGCGACCGGGTTCGGGTCGCGCTCAAGGCCGGTCAGCTCGCGTTCCAACGAGAGCGATGA
- a CDS encoding YIP1 family protein, with amino-acid sequence MTSLVQPVRVFIDPVEGTPAAVEARRWVWPLLILALCVSASGTLFSLRWDAAPDVIRELQSSGEMATISEADLTDKIQTTTRKALVGGIAKGVFVMPMTALLLAALLWVVSWLFDRSTNFEKLMSVAALSLLPIALYHGVLALCISAQHTLSAARLAQLVPSNLGVLMTDLSPKMARVASTVDFFNLWSTVILGLGFSAATGMSRGRALLLAVVLYAMFAGVMMVGLPGVQMAGGGR; translated from the coding sequence ATGACCTCTCTCGTCCAACCCGTGCGCGTCTTCATCGACCCTGTCGAGGGGACGCCCGCAGCAGTCGAAGCCCGCCGTTGGGTCTGGCCGCTTCTGATTCTCGCCCTCTGCGTGTCCGCCTCTGGGACGCTGTTTTCCCTTCGTTGGGACGCGGCCCCGGATGTCATCCGTGAGCTCCAGTCGTCCGGGGAGATGGCGACCATCTCCGAGGCCGACCTCACCGACAAGATCCAGACCACCACGCGCAAGGCGCTGGTGGGCGGCATCGCCAAGGGCGTCTTCGTGATGCCCATGACGGCGCTGCTCCTGGCCGCCCTCCTCTGGGTCGTGTCGTGGCTGTTTGATCGCTCCACGAACTTCGAGAAGCTGATGTCCGTGGCCGCGCTGAGCCTGTTGCCCATCGCGCTGTACCACGGCGTCCTGGCTCTCTGTATCTCCGCGCAACACACGCTGTCGGCGGCGCGCCTGGCGCAGTTGGTGCCGTCGAACCTGGGCGTGCTCATGACGGACCTGAGCCCGAAGATGGCGCGGGTCGCGTCCACCGTGGACTTCTTCAACCTCTGGAGCACTGTGATTCTGGGATTGGGCTTCTCCGCCGCCACCGGCATGAGCCGAGGGCGTGCGTTGCTGCTGGCGGTGGTGCTCTACGCGATGTTCGCGGGAGTGATGATGGTCGGTCTTCCCGGCGTGCAGATGGCGGGAGGTGGCCGATGA
- a CDS encoding TolC family protein — translation MNALVVVALLAAAPSSPVTLEDARKQGRQSTTALQSILDLEVAEEDVRIARSSLLPQVAINAYAGKRWIGRRNSFSLVTDPVTGQPVQIPVETEPTSTEDYDLGATLSQSVYDRKLWKQLEQNGILRDAQKSQTKEEADTAELEAVRRFFTLFRTQASRQVLAANVQRSEEQVDRARSMFEAGRVGKVEEITAKVNLGNDRITLTQSLKQLATDQAQLAVWLTRPGTEVLEAVDPGVLQQEPAPAPSIEEAVKVAREQRPLLKARELQVRSAEIARAIARADYIPTLSLVGIYSRQGPDAEGVFTEPRMQNNFIGRLNLEWNVFNGFRTPAQTRRAEASIRKAQLALEQSAREIEAEVRTSHQSLEAQIVAAQQAAENKEAATQGLHLAEERFRAGAGSTLEVRDAQLKLTQAELSLLQNRIDVEIARFSLMRAMGALSPGETK, via the coding sequence ATGAACGCCCTCGTCGTCGTCGCGCTGCTCGCCGCCGCGCCTTCGTCCCCCGTCACGCTGGAGGATGCCCGGAAGCAGGGGCGTCAGAGCACCACCGCGCTCCAGTCCATCCTCGACCTGGAGGTCGCCGAGGAGGACGTCCGCATCGCGCGCTCCTCGCTGCTGCCGCAGGTCGCCATCAACGCCTACGCGGGCAAGCGCTGGATTGGCCGCCGCAACTCCTTCAGCCTGGTGACGGACCCCGTCACGGGGCAGCCCGTGCAGATCCCCGTGGAGACGGAGCCGACGTCCACCGAGGACTACGACCTGGGCGCCACGCTGAGCCAGAGCGTCTACGACCGGAAGCTCTGGAAGCAGCTCGAGCAGAACGGCATCCTGAGGGATGCGCAGAAGAGCCAGACGAAGGAGGAGGCGGACACGGCGGAGCTGGAGGCCGTCCGTCGCTTCTTCACGCTCTTCCGCACCCAGGCCAGTCGCCAGGTGCTCGCGGCCAACGTGCAGCGCAGCGAGGAGCAGGTGGATCGCGCCCGCTCCATGTTCGAGGCGGGCCGCGTGGGCAAGGTCGAGGAGATCACCGCGAAGGTGAACCTGGGCAATGACCGCATCACCCTGACCCAGTCCCTGAAGCAGCTGGCGACGGACCAGGCGCAGCTGGCGGTGTGGCTGACGCGCCCCGGCACCGAGGTGCTGGAGGCGGTGGACCCCGGCGTGCTCCAGCAGGAGCCCGCGCCCGCGCCCAGCATCGAAGAGGCGGTGAAGGTCGCCCGCGAGCAGCGCCCGCTGCTCAAGGCCCGCGAGCTCCAGGTCCGCTCGGCGGAGATTGCTCGCGCCATTGCCCGCGCGGACTACATCCCCACGCTGTCGCTGGTGGGCATCTACTCCCGCCAGGGCCCGGACGCGGAGGGCGTCTTCACCGAGCCCCGCATGCAGAACAACTTCATCGGCCGGCTCAACCTGGAGTGGAACGTCTTCAACGGGTTCCGGACGCCGGCGCAGACGCGGCGCGCCGAGGCGAGCATCCGCAAGGCGCAGCTCGCGCTGGAGCAGTCGGCCCGGGAGATTGAGGCCGAGGTCCGCACCTCCCATCAGTCCCTGGAGGCGCAGATTGTCGCCGCGCAGCAGGCGGCCGAGAACAAGGAAGCCGCCACGCAGGGACTCCACCTGGCGGAGGAGCGCTTCCGCGCGGGTGCGGGCTCCACGCTGGAAGTCCGCGACGCGCAGCTCAAGTTGACGCAGGCGGAGCTCAGCTTGTTGCAGAACAGAATCGATGTCGAAATCGCTCGCTTCAGCTTGATGCGAGCCATGGGCGCCCTGAGCCCGGGAGAGACGAAATGA
- a CDS encoding efflux RND transporter periplasmic adaptor subunit: MKWWKGAIAGALFLGAAAITVGGLKERPPPSQEVQISKARKGSITRTITGAGKVQAATTVKISSSLSGDLVELLVKDGDPVKKGQVLGRIDKRIYEASLKQAVASQNAARADSQVAEVEVNRTTQELARVEGLSAKGLASASEVDLAKASKNSAEARLASSRQLLARTVAVVEQQQTDLSKTTLLSPIDGNVIELSREVGERVRGSELAEDVVMTIAALSAMEVKFEVGEHEVVHLKPGQPADVTLDALEGQTFQGSVVEIAQKALIKNAGTEAEVTSFPVTVALDMRPPGVLPGMSAEARISAETRGDVVLVPIQAVTVRAERTLPDYKEPVEGATLKAKRTETLAKVVFVVDAENKAQVRRVQTGIASDTELEILSGLADGDRVVEGPYRTLSKELNHGDNVQEPQQGEGPGASKGGRKS, encoded by the coding sequence ATGAAGTGGTGGAAGGGTGCGATCGCGGGTGCGTTGTTCCTCGGTGCTGCGGCCATCACGGTCGGGGGGCTGAAGGAGCGTCCTCCTCCGTCGCAGGAGGTGCAGATCTCCAAGGCACGCAAGGGCTCCATCACCCGCACCATCACCGGTGCGGGCAAGGTGCAGGCGGCGACGACGGTGAAGATCTCCTCCAGCCTCTCCGGAGACCTGGTGGAGCTGCTCGTCAAGGACGGCGACCCGGTGAAGAAGGGGCAGGTGCTGGGCCGCATCGACAAGCGCATCTACGAGGCCTCGCTGAAGCAGGCGGTGGCGTCGCAGAACGCGGCGCGCGCCGACTCCCAGGTGGCGGAGGTGGAGGTCAACCGCACCACGCAGGAGCTGGCGCGGGTGGAGGGCCTGTCGGCCAAGGGGCTCGCGTCCGCGTCCGAGGTGGACCTCGCGAAGGCCTCCAAGAACTCGGCGGAGGCGCGGCTGGCCTCCTCGCGTCAGTTGCTGGCGCGCACCGTGGCCGTCGTGGAGCAGCAGCAGACGGACCTGTCCAAGACGACGCTCTTGTCGCCCATCGACGGCAACGTCATCGAGCTGTCGCGCGAGGTCGGTGAGCGCGTGCGTGGCTCGGAGCTCGCCGAGGACGTGGTGATGACCATCGCCGCGCTCTCCGCGATGGAGGTGAAGTTCGAGGTGGGTGAGCACGAGGTCGTCCACCTCAAGCCGGGCCAGCCCGCGGACGTGACGCTGGACGCGCTCGAGGGCCAGACGTTCCAGGGCTCCGTGGTGGAGATCGCCCAGAAGGCGCTCATCAAGAACGCGGGGACGGAAGCCGAGGTGACCAGCTTCCCCGTCACGGTGGCGCTGGACATGCGTCCGCCGGGCGTGCTGCCGGGCATGAGCGCGGAGGCGCGCATCTCCGCGGAGACGCGGGGCGACGTGGTCCTGGTGCCCATCCAGGCGGTGACGGTCCGGGCGGAGCGCACGCTGCCGGACTACAAGGAGCCGGTGGAGGGCGCGACGCTCAAGGCCAAGCGCACGGAGACGCTCGCCAAGGTGGTCTTCGTGGTGGACGCCGAGAACAAGGCGCAGGTGCGGCGGGTCCAGACGGGCATCGCCTCCGACACGGAGCTGGAGATCCTCTCCGGCCTGGCCGACGGGGACCGCGTGGTGGAAGGGCCGTACCGCACGCTGTCGAAGGAACTCAACCACGGTGACAACGTGCAGGAGCCCCAGCAGGGTGAGGGTCCGGGCGCGTCGAAGGGCGGGCGGAAGTCGTGA
- a CDS encoding ABC transporter ATP-binding protein produces MSDGSGAGTGRLIQVDDITRVFHVGGEEVRALRGVSFGISRGEWVAIIGQSGSGKSTMMNVLGCLDTPTSGRYMLNGKDVSRMSDDELAVIRNVEIGFIFQTFQLLPKETALANVELPLVYRGMPAKERREKAKAALDKVQLTHRMHHRPNELSGGQRQRVAIARALVSEPSMLLADEPTGNLDSATGEEIVRLFEQLHQAGHTLVLVTHEPKLAARCPRAIRLSDGEIVADGPGREVALGNIAAMAAGGA; encoded by the coding sequence GTGAGTGACGGCAGCGGCGCCGGCACAGGCCGGCTCATCCAGGTGGACGACATCACCCGCGTGTTCCATGTCGGTGGCGAGGAAGTGCGAGCGCTGCGCGGTGTCAGCTTCGGCATCAGCCGGGGAGAGTGGGTGGCCATCATCGGCCAGTCCGGCTCTGGCAAGAGCACGATGATGAACGTGCTGGGCTGCCTGGATACGCCCACCAGCGGCCGCTACATGCTCAACGGCAAGGACGTGTCGCGCATGAGCGACGACGAGCTGGCCGTCATCCGCAACGTGGAGATCGGCTTCATCTTCCAGACGTTCCAGCTGCTGCCCAAGGAGACGGCGCTGGCCAACGTGGAGCTGCCCCTGGTGTACCGGGGCATGCCCGCGAAGGAGCGGCGGGAGAAGGCGAAGGCGGCCCTGGACAAGGTCCAGCTCACGCACCGCATGCACCACAGGCCCAACGAGCTGTCCGGTGGTCAGCGTCAGCGCGTGGCCATTGCCCGCGCGCTGGTGTCGGAGCCGTCCATGCTCCTGGCGGACGAGCCCACGGGCAACCTGGACTCGGCCACGGGCGAGGAGATCGTCCGGCTCTTCGAGCAGCTCCACCAGGCGGGCCACACGCTGGTGCTCGTCACGCACGAGCCCAAGCTGGCGGCGCGCTGCCCGCGGGCCATCCGGTTGAGCGACGGTGAGATTGTCGCCGACGGTCCGGGGCGTGAGGTGGCGCTCGGCAACATCGCCGCGATGGCGGCGGGGGGCGCATGA
- a CDS encoding ABC transporter permease, which translates to MKSRTGLRVDVLEGARIAVFSLRANRLRTVLTTMGIGIGVATLLAIIGIIQGLNTSFHRQLATFGANTLYVSKFPWIIKGDWWKYRNRKNFTLEQLPRLRAMAPFITAMSPSVSRMSDVSYGGEQVSTVRIQGVNHEYLTIAGYDITSGRYITEADEEVTRPVAVIGADVADRLFPGISPLGRSIRVDNRSFQVVGTLSRKGKMVNESMDLLVLIPFKTFYANFGKGRPFEIAMAVGDASQVGAAEDQLIGILRRLRGTEPGEPDDFNINKPSMMAQTYAQLTGALYGVAVGVGLITLLVGGIGIMNIMLVSVRERTREIGVRRALGARKRTIVIQFLMEAASVSAVGGLLGTTVGLGTAKVVSLITPLAADVQASTIFGGVFFAAMVGLLFGIWPAARAANLDPVEALRYE; encoded by the coding sequence ATGAAGTCACGGACAGGCCTTCGGGTGGATGTCCTGGAGGGGGCGCGCATCGCGGTGTTCTCGCTGCGCGCCAACCGTCTGCGCACGGTGCTGACCACGATGGGCATTGGCATCGGGGTGGCCACGCTGCTGGCCATCATCGGCATCATCCAGGGACTCAACACGTCCTTCCACCGGCAGCTGGCCACGTTCGGCGCGAACACGCTCTACGTGTCCAAGTTCCCGTGGATCATCAAGGGCGACTGGTGGAAGTACCGCAACCGGAAGAACTTCACCCTGGAGCAGCTGCCGCGCCTGCGCGCCATGGCGCCCTTCATCACCGCGATGTCGCCTTCGGTGTCGCGCATGTCGGACGTGTCCTATGGCGGCGAGCAGGTCTCGACGGTGCGCATCCAGGGCGTCAACCACGAGTACCTGACCATCGCGGGCTACGACATCACCTCGGGCCGCTACATCACGGAGGCGGACGAGGAGGTGACGCGGCCGGTGGCGGTCATCGGCGCGGACGTCGCGGACCGGCTCTTTCCCGGCATCAGCCCGCTGGGTCGGAGCATCCGCGTGGACAACCGCTCCTTCCAGGTGGTGGGCACGCTGAGCAGGAAGGGGAAGATGGTCAACGAGAGCATGGACCTGCTCGTGCTCATCCCCTTCAAGACGTTCTACGCCAACTTCGGCAAGGGCCGTCCGTTCGAGATAGCGATGGCGGTGGGAGACGCGTCCCAGGTCGGGGCGGCGGAGGACCAGCTCATCGGCATCCTGCGGCGCCTGCGCGGGACGGAGCCGGGCGAGCCCGACGACTTCAACATCAACAAGCCGTCGATGATGGCACAGACCTACGCCCAGCTCACCGGCGCGCTGTATGGCGTGGCGGTGGGCGTGGGCCTCATCACGTTGCTGGTGGGCGGCATCGGCATCATGAACATCATGCTGGTGTCGGTGCGCGAGCGGACGCGGGAGATAGGCGTCCGGCGTGCGCTGGGCGCGCGCAAGCGCACCATCGTCATCCAGTTCCTGATGGAGGCGGCCAGCGTGTCCGCGGTGGGAGGCCTGCTGGGAACGACGGTGGGCTTGGGCACGGCCAAGGTCGTGTCACTCATCACCCCGCTGGCGGCGGACGTGCAGGCGTCCACCATCTTCGGCGGCGTGTTCTTCGCGGCCATGGTGGGGCTGCTGTTCGGCATCTGGCCGGCGGCGCGCGCGGCGAACCTGGACCCGGTCGAAGCACTCCGGTACGAGTGA
- a CDS encoding ABC transporter permease: MRAFLDNLRLALGTFLGNPLRSLLTLLGIVIGVATVITMMGLIEGLRTKVNRDLGQLGAHTFQLTKWPSGGFGRFNWAKFAKRQDFGMEDVRAIEELCPSVGVVSPMDDQGGQKVGSASAETRPSVRIIGASTKYPITSGVSVQSGRFFNEVEGLDGRHVVLLGVDVADALFPGMDPVGFEVRLKGRPFRVIGVLQRRGSFLGMVSMDNQAIIPLRVFQQLYGKQRSLDIDIQAKDPSLFRKAQDEVTTLMRRHRGVEGDAPNDFEIHTNESVTASFNQLSQVITIAGIGVCLLSLVVGGIGILNIMLVSVMERTREIGVRKALGAKRRRILGQFATEAVLLALLGGALGVGLGFGLVFLGDWMVGFPMSVPPWAVALALSMSCGVGLLFGIYPAARASKLDPVEAMRNE, translated from the coding sequence ATGCGAGCCTTCCTGGACAATCTGCGGCTGGCGCTCGGCACGTTCCTGGGCAACCCGCTGCGCTCCCTCCTGACGCTGTTGGGCATCGTGATCGGCGTGGCCACCGTCATCACGATGATGGGGCTCATCGAGGGCCTGCGTACGAAGGTCAACCGGGACCTGGGGCAGCTGGGGGCGCACACCTTCCAGCTGACCAAGTGGCCCTCGGGTGGGTTCGGGCGCTTCAACTGGGCGAAGTTCGCCAAGCGCCAGGACTTCGGCATGGAGGACGTGCGCGCCATCGAGGAGCTGTGTCCCTCGGTGGGCGTGGTGTCGCCGATGGATGACCAGGGCGGGCAGAAGGTGGGCTCGGCGAGCGCGGAGACGCGTCCGTCGGTGCGCATCATCGGCGCGTCCACGAAGTACCCCATCACCAGCGGCGTGTCGGTGCAGTCCGGCCGCTTCTTCAACGAGGTGGAGGGGCTGGATGGCCGCCACGTCGTGCTCCTGGGCGTGGATGTCGCGGACGCGCTGTTCCCCGGCATGGACCCGGTGGGCTTCGAGGTGCGGCTGAAGGGCCGGCCGTTCCGGGTGATTGGCGTGCTCCAGCGACGCGGCAGCTTCCTGGGCATGGTGAGCATGGACAACCAGGCCATCATCCCGCTGCGCGTGTTCCAGCAGCTCTACGGCAAGCAGCGCTCGCTGGATATCGACATCCAGGCGAAGGACCCGTCCCTGTTCCGCAAGGCGCAGGACGAGGTGACCACGCTGATGCGCCGGCACCGCGGCGTCGAGGGCGACGCGCCCAACGACTTCGAGATCCACACCAACGAGTCGGTGACGGCGTCCTTCAACCAGCTCTCACAGGTCATCACCATCGCCGGCATCGGTGTGTGCCTCCTGTCGCTGGTGGTGGGCGGCATCGGCATCCTCAACATCATGTTGGTGTCGGTGATGGAGCGCACGCGCGAGATTGGCGTGCGCAAGGCGCTGGGGGCCAAGCGGCGGCGCATCCTGGGGCAGTTCGCCACGGAGGCCGTGCTGCTGGCGCTCCTGGGCGGCGCGCTGGGCGTGGGCCTGGGCTTCGGCCTGGTGTTCCTGGGGGACTGGATGGTGGGGTTCCCCATGTCCGTGCCGCCCTGGGCGGTGGCGCTGGCGCTGTCGATGAGCTGCGGGGTGGGGCTGCTGTTCGGCATCTATCCAGCCGCTCGTGCGTCGAAGCTCGACCCCGTCGAGGCGATGCGCAACGAGTAG